CAACGAAGGAATCAACAAATGAAGCACATGACGTCCAGTCTGCGCCAGGGCGTAGACAAAAGCATGACTTTGGCCGAAGAGAACAACAGTGCTGGGAAAGCAGGTTGGCCGGATAGTCCGACGCTGCGTCTGAAGGAGCTGATCAAGCTGCTCCGCGTCAGCAGGAGCAAGGCATACGAGCTGATGAAGACCGATCCGGACTTCCCGAAGGGCATTCCGCTCTATGACAGCGAACTGTCCCCGAAGTTCTACTGGACGCATGAGGCAATGGCATGGGTAGAAGGCCGTGCAGTGAAGTTCCGTCGTGCGAAGGAGGAGAAGTGATGATGGCTAATTTTGCAGTCCACTCTTCGCCGCTTGACGCGCTCACGCACGCTTTGAGTGAACAGTCGACCAAGGGGAAGGG
This genomic window from Stenotrophomonas maltophilia contains:
- a CDS encoding helix-turn-helix transcriptional regulator, which codes for MKHMTSSLRQGVDKSMTLAEENNSAGKAGWPDSPTLRLKELIKLLRVSRSKAYELMKTDPDFPKGIPLYDSELSPKFYWTHEAMAWVEGRAVKFRRAKEEK